Proteins encoded within one genomic window of Oncorhynchus masou masou isolate Uvic2021 chromosome 1, UVic_Omas_1.1, whole genome shotgun sequence:
- the LOC135541294 gene encoding secretory carrier-associated membrane protein 5-like, translating to MAAENNFPPIPGFIPLQPCFYQDFDEEIPEQHRTMCKRLYHLWILHAITLAVNLVGCFVWMLGGGGVTNFGMAIIWLILFTPCSYVCWFRPIYKAFKTDSSFNFMAFFFVFMAQVGISIIQCIGIPGWGNCGWLATISFFSYNLWIALLMLIPTLFFTATATLSFIALTKVHNFYRGSGGSIGKAQEEWTTGAWKNPHVQQAAQQAAMGAATGAMMPDQQYSSNTPQYNDNQM from the exons ATGGCTG CAGAGAATAACTTCCCTCCAATACCGGGGTTCATCCCCCTGCAGCCGTGTTTCTACCAGGACTTTGATGAGGAGATCCCTGAACAGCATCGCACCATGTGCAAGAGACTCTACCACCTGTGGATCT TGCATGCAATCACCCTGGCTGTGAATCTGGTGGGCTGCTTTGTGTGGATGCTGGGTGGAGGGGGCGTGACAAATTTTGGCATGGCCATCATATGGTTAATTCTCTTCACCCCCTGCTCCTATGTGTGTTGGTTCAGGCCCATCTACAAGGCCTTCAA GACTGACAGCTCGTTCAACTTCATGGCGTTCTTCTTTGTGTTCATGGCCCAGGTGGGCATCAGTATTATCCAGTGCATAGGGATTCCAGGCTGGGGAAACTG CGGCTGGCTGGCCACCATCTCTTTCTTCAGCTACAACCTTTGGATCGCCTTGCTGATGCTCATTCCCACCCTCTTTTTCACTGCCACGGCAACGCTGTCCTTCATCGCCCTCACCAAG gtcCATAACTTCTACCGTGGCAGCGGGGGAAGCATAGGCAAGGCTCAGGAGGAGTGGACTACAGGGGCCTGGAAGAACCCCCATGTCCAGCAGGCAGCGCAGCAGGCAGCTATGGGAGCCGCCACGGGGGCCATGATGCCGGATCAGCAGTACTCCAGCAACACCCCACAGTACAATGACAACCAGATGTAG